GCAGTTTGCTCATGAggagtgggccaaaataccCGCTGAAAGGTGCAGAAGTTGCAGTGATTGCCTCAAAAGGTTGTGCAACATAATATTAAGTTGTGGGTACCATCATTTTTGTCCAGGCCTGTtccatgcatttattttattttttttaataattctgTTGAAGCATGGTTGAATGGTGGATTTTGATTATCAGTTCTATCTTGGATAaagtgatatcgattcattaaaatcctgaatcgattttttaatataaatttattttgcccaaaacgccagaatctcaggttaaagctcactaAATTTCAACAActaccaaacagctaaaacagtaaataagagcaggtacacggattctgcacaaagatgtaaacacaaagcgcggaccgcCGACGGATCaaaatcagtgagatgtcgcctttctcacctgagggcacggtcggggctgaaagccgactgCTCACTGATTCTGgtgtttcggcgggtccgcgctttgtgtttatgtcctttttgcgctgattcggaagctgcaggttttatctctctccaaacaatattgactgaaccagcagcaaaagaagatccaaactacgcttcacataaacatcgtcatgaattccctctgacttttactgttttgcttccaccacgataaaatcacacttcatgcacagctctctctctctctctctcattctcggtatacttcaagaacagtttcccatctaaaaatctgttttctgcattattcgcttgcttgtttcACAAGTCTAccattgtttacagcgctgtcggccgctgtttttttccttttacttacttccgaaaagaacgcctcatttctgctgttcaatactgaacaaatttaaactttaaattatgcaaaattgcaaaacgcttagctgtgtctctaaaacctctgtaactttgctctgcttcagcataatcaggtaatgttcatatgttgattaatggttttctttcgtttttgatctactgtagaatatttaataaaatccCAGACCAGTAAAAtcgccttcatgtttttctgtgttttatcctcagttactttgacacaaaggcatctgctgtgatgcttacacctttgataaagtctggcaagtgtcagttttctttttatagatataaaaatatggaaatgtactgatgcatgatctgaattataatatttctgactgtctctggcaaaatttccccgattcgaatcgaatcgaatcgattctagaaatcagtgacgatacccagccctagtgtgTAAGACATCCCGTTACTGCTTTTAtaaagagtaaagagaaaatattttcaTGCATGATGAGGTTAAGGTTTTATAAAGATTTATGGTTGGATTGGCAGCTTTCCCTCTCAGTAAgttttaatttcaataaaagtaaaaaaaaggaataaaaaaattcaactacttttattgtgaaggtgcCTAGGTCATGAGTCCAAAAAAGGACCAATAGAAATGGAGAATGACTTTAGTTTGCGGAAGTCGCGGAAGTAGCGTGTCGCCTTCGAAACGAGAGGATCAAATTTTTAAATAAGCTGATGCTCTGTAAATTTTTATAAAGACTCTGGCCACAAAGATTAATTTAAGTGTGCTCGGCACTGTTAAGGTCAGTGTTTCACGTGTTTAACTGCTCACACGGCTCAACACATTCAGCTTTGTCGGTTATGTCCAAATCAGCGAAATGGAGCCCAAAAGAAGACGGGTCAAAACGTCTGCCCATCTATCAGCACAAAAGCAAACTAATTCAAGCTGTCAGAGACTGCAGCTTCCTGGTGGTCACCGGTGAGACTGGCAGCGGGAAAACCACACAACTCCCACAGTACCTGCGTGAAGCAGGTAAGCTGACTTTTACtgtcaaacacacagacatgctcTAATTCTGCACGTAAAGTCACCATATAAGTGCAGTGTACCTGAACTGAACCGTCTGAATAGTGCGAAGTTAGTGTGGCGACCATTAAATGAAAACGATGACCaacttttgtctgtttgttttttttccaggtttTTGTAAAGATGGCAAAATTGGCATCACTCAGCCGCGCAGGGTAGCTGCCATCACTGTGGCCCAGAGGGTAGCCCAGGAGATGCAGTGCACTCTGGGAAAGGAAGTTGGCTATCAGGTCCGCTTTGATGACTGCACGTcacaggtaaaaataaaaaaatatttaaataagtataatactactactactactacctctaataataataataataataataataataataataatttatcaCCTGCAGAAAATATgtgttttcagtatttttttgaCACACACTTGTTTGTGCCTGAGCCAGGACACGGTGGTGAAGTACATGACAGACGGCTGTTTGCTGAGGGAGGTCCTGGCAGACCCTGCACTCTCTCAGTACAGTGTTATAATCTTGGATGAAGTCCATGAACGCAGCCTTAACACAGTGAGTCACCCTCCTCACCCAGAGTAATTAAAATCATGTTGTTGAGACACTGACACACAACAAAGCTTATCAACTCCCTTAAACCAAAACCTCCAGTcctcaaacacaaacaaacaaacgaaacAACTAAATtacagcctttaaaaaaaaaaaacaaattctgtGACGTCATATGGGCCAAGGTTTACATGCACCCATCATGGGCGCTTCACGAAAAGCTGTTTTTAATTTGGTCCAGTGAGTCAGTGTGTCACCCAGACTGCCCCGATACTAACATGGGATGATTATTTAAATTAGTGTCACCTCAGCATTTCCACAGAAGTCCTGCTACAATCGTACTCTGCAAATGTTTTGGTAGTTAGAGGAGCATGCACTATGTAGTCTTTAAAACAACATAGAAACATTAGATTAGTTAGAACTCATCTTCCAAGATAGCAAATAtacaaaatgatttaaaaacaacatagGAGACTGAAACGCTGAATGGGGTAAACAACTGCACTAAAGTTATCCATTCAAACACTGCCACCTTTTggtgaaagttttttttcccccttttaagtttgtttctctgtgtgttttattacaAGGACATTCTCCTGGGTTTAATAAAGAAAGTCTTCACTAACCCAGCCAAGGCCACCAAGGGCCGATCCTTCCCTCTGAAGGTGGTGGTGATGTCGGCCACTTTGGAAACGGACAAACTATCAGCTTTTCTTAGTAACTGCCCCGTCTTCGCTATTCCTGGGAGGACATTTCCTGTAACCTGCACGTTTGGATCGGCTGTTGGACCTAAAGATCTGGAAAGCACTGGTTATGTAAAAGAGGTACTCAGGGTCATCTGGAAATCAGGCACTGCTTTCCCTGCATATTTCTGCAATTGTTATATAGCCAATAATAATTATTAGGGATTAGGTAAGCTTAGATATGTTGTAGATTGATGTGTTTGGCTGGCGTTTATCAGATTTTACACCTTCTGCTCCACAGGTTGTGAAAGTGGCTCTGGACATTCACACTAGTGAAATGGCTGGGGATATTCTGGTGTTTTTGACAGGCAAATAATGATTAGTCTTCATCAAATATCAAGACTGCAACATACccattaatattaataacaataataataataatcagacacattatttccttttattttgacaggtcAGTCTGAGATTGAACACGCCTGTGACATGTTGTTTGAGAAAGCTGAGTGTATAGACTATCGCTATGATGTAACAGACCAATCAGTGGATGGCCTTCTCATTTTGCCCCTTTATGGATCCATGCCTACTGGTAAACACACAAAGCTACCGTGTCAGATTGAAGCCAGTGTCAGCTTTGTGTGTGGTGTACCTGTGATgtcatcttcttttctttctttctttttcctttcttagaTCAACAACGGCAGATCTTTCAGCCACCACCTCCAGGAATAAGAAAGTGTGTCGTGGCCACAAACATTGCTGCAACCTCTCTCACCATTAATGGCATAAAGTGAGTAAAGACCGTGGGTCCAGTGGTTTAACAGTTTCTCTCACACCTTTTTGCAAACACATCGTCACACCATTCTCGTCCACATTTAGGTACATTGTGGACAGCGGCTTTGTGAAGCAGCTCAACCACAATTCGAGGGTGGGCATGGACATCTTGGAGGTTGTGCCCATTTCAAAGTgagtttctgaaaaaattaagtaATTTTAGACCTGCATACAGCTTTAACAGAAACTTGATGTATCTTTTTTGTAATCAGGAGTGAGGCGCAGCAGAGAGCGGGTCGAGCTGGAAGAACTTcagctgggaaatgtttcaggATCTATACCAAGGAATTCTGGGAGAAGTGTATGCCTGAATACACAATTCCAGAGATCCAGAGGACGAGTCTGACCGCTGTGATACTCACGCTGAAGTGCCTGGGAATTCATGATGTCATCAGGTATGTTTTTACCTCATTCTGTCTCAGTTTCTTATTCAGTGTAGTTTAACTAACTTTGCCTTCCTGTTGTCACCGATTTATTCATTAACAAGGTTGATTTGTTTTAAAGGTTTCCTTATCTGGACTGTCCAGAGGAAAGGTTCATATTAGAAGCACTAAAGCAGCTCTACCAGTTTGATGCCATCGACAGGTGAGTACAGTGGATTTAAAAGTCTACACACCTctataaaaatgacattttttgcAATGTAAAATAATGACAGCAAGATAAATCACTTCTAAACTTTAATGTTAACTATAAGATGTGCCAcccaattaaaaaaacaaacatgaatgcATAAGTGTGTACACCCTTTTATAATAAGTGATATGATTATGGTCAAAACACACCAATCACCAATCTGCCATCAGTTAAAGTTCAGCTGTTCTTGTAGGATTTTGCTTGCATACACTTTAGTTGCATCTTACAAGCTGGTCCACAAAGAGCTTACAAAGCATCATCGTTGGAAGGACAAAACTTTAGGTCATTAAATAcaccacaaaacacagcaaagattATCATCAACAAGTGGAGAAAATATTGTTCTATAAATTTCTACTCagttgagcactcaaagtgctttctaCCACAAGTTTCATTCATCCAGTCACACGCATTCATACAGTGATTTTATGTATTACCTAAGTGCTTTATAACACTCACATACACTTTACGGATGCACTGAGGGCAACTGAGGGTTAGACATCTTGCCCATGGATACTTCGACATCAGGATTCGAGGAGTCGGAGCAATCCACCAACCATCTGATTGGTAGATAACCCACTCTACTGCCTGAGCCACAGTGACATTACTGTGAACAGGACTACAGGAGCATTAAAGGAGCTGCTGGGACTTCTGGCAAGAAATGGTTGTGCACTACATGTGACAGCAGTCCCTGTGGTTAAGGATGGCAAGACGGAAGCCTTTTCTTATAGAGAAAAACATCTGATCCCAGCTAAATTTTGCATACATTGAACAAACATGAAGTCTTCCAAAAGTGTGTTGGAAAATATGTTATAGTGTGATGTGGCCAAGGCTGAACGTTTTGGTCATAATTCCAAAAGGTTTGTTTGAAAAAACAGCATTGCACATCACCAAACGAGCACCATACCCATGGTGAACCATGGTGGTGGCAGGAACATGCTTTAGAGGCTGTTTTTCTTAAGCTGAGACTGGAATTTTAGTCATTGGGAGGAAATTACAAACCGTTCCAAATATCAGTCATTTTTGTCATAAAGTCTTCAGGTGTCTGCTAGAAAGATGAAGAGGAATTTCACCTTTCACCACAACAATCCAAAGTATACACCCAAATCATCAAAGTAATGGCTTCACCAGTAGAAGATTGAAGTTTTAGAATGGCCCAGCACGAGCCCAGACCTAAATTCAATGAAAAATCTTTGAAGTGACCCAAAGAGGGCTGTGCACAGGATACGCTCTTGCAATCGGACAGCTTTGGAGCGCTTTTGCAAGGAAGAGTGGGCAAGTTACCAAGTTAACAATTGCTGTGCTGACTCCTACCCAAAAAGGACTCAATTTTGTATTAAAATCAAAAACGTCAACAAAGTGTTAGAGTGTTCATATTTATGCAACTAGattattgtacttttttttttatctaagtTTATATTGTTTATCAGTTGAATTATGTGTTCTAGATGACATTAACCATGGAAACAATTCTGAAATGATTTATCTTggtcttgtgtgttttttacatcacaaaacTATGGCATTTTATCAAGGATGTGTAGACTTTTTAAATCCAGtgtattgttgtttttccaggGGCACTAGTGGCAGTCTTGTGTAAATTTCATGAGCTCTTATCCTCTTATCTCTTTGATGTTTGGGCTGTAGAAGAGGAAATGTGACAAAGCTTGGGGAGCTGATGGTGGAGTTCCCCCTACACCCAGGCCTCACCAGGGCCCTGCTCAAGGCTGCCTCCCTCGGCTGCCAAGACCTGTTGCTTCCTGTGGCGGCCATGCTGTCGGTGGAGAACATCTTCATCAGGCCAGGTCCGCAGTAAAGTTTGATGTTGATGATTTAAAGGAAATGTCTTCTAACAGAGACAATAAGCTATACATACAATACAGTCCATTTATTTACTGATATGCTAGTTTATTTGTGTATGTATTTCACATTCTACCAAATGGGGAAGGCAGGTGACATGGTATGAAATAAAGCTTTCGGCTCACAAAGTGTTGGCTGATCTCTTGTTCCCCTCAGGCCACCCTGATAAGCAGAAAGAGGCCGATAAGAAGCACCGAGCGCTGGCTGCAAAGACTGGCAGTATGAACGACTTTGCCACACTTCTCAATGTCTTTCAGTCCTGCAAATCCAGGTGAAGAAAATAATCAATTAGTACTACAAGATGCATTTCTAttttccacttcttcctctAGAACTTCACATTGCATGACTTTATCTGTGAGCCGCTGTGTGAGCCTCTTATTTGCTCTATAGTGATCGACCTTCAGCGTGGTGTAAAGAGAACTGGATCCACTGGAGGGCGCTGAAGTCAGCCTTTAGTGTGGAGAGTCAGCTACGAGACATCCTCCACCGACTCCAGCAGGTAAAGCTTTTTGACATCACTGCGACACTCTTCTAATTTGTTCATATTGCTTCTCATTGTTTGTGCTTGCTTTCTGCTTGCCTTCTAGAAAAAAGATTTCCCTGTAGAAACATTTGATGGCAACAAGAGTGAACTCTTTAGGCGATGCCTCTGCACAGGATACTTCACTAACGTTGCAAGAAGGTATCTGCAATGATGCTATGCGGCCTCATTTAGGGATTCATTATATATAAAAGATAATAAATTCATGGTGGTTGTTGATGTATTGCTTTATCCCATCCCACATAGGTCTATTGGAAAGGTGTTTTGTACAATGGATGGCCATGGATCAATGGTTCACATTCATCCATCCTCATctgtaaatgatttttaaaaatgtttttggtttaaataatTCTCTATATTCAAACTGCAACATAAACTTACTCTGAGTTTTTCTTGTGGCTTCAAGCTATTTGACCAGGAGGCAGAGCTGAACTGGGTCATCTTCCATGATGTGCTGGCAACATCACGGGTGTACATCCGGACTGTTTGTCCTATTCGATATGAGTGGGTGAAAGATTTATTACCCAAGCTCCATGAAGTGGACGCCTATGAACTGAGCAGTGTGGCGAGAGAAGAAGTTACAGCCGAGGAGATGACAAAATGGGAGTCCAGAGAAGCCGCCAAAAGACAATCAGGTTGTTAAAAGTAGAATCTGAGGCATAGCcatcagctttcaggcccctcttctgtgaaaccaactcccagtttggatttgacTTCTCTCACCTCTTTTCACCATTTGTTATACACCACTCTAAATGTAATCATTCTGGTTCTGCAAGAGATTTattcctcttaaaagggagttttttctttccactatgaccaagtgcttgcttataagGGGTCctgggattttctctgtatttgtgTAGGGtccttaccttacaatataaagcaccttgaggcaactgttggtGTGATTTGGTACTATATTAAATTGAAGAGGATAAAACTGAATTGTCAGAATATGTATTTATgatgtatgtatttattgttaTAAATATCGTGGTTCTTGGTCTGTACTCACATTACTGACAGATACCATCAAAAATAGCTCAAAGAGGGTGAATTTAAAAGGGtgctttcctgtttgtttttttttatcttccaGAGGTTTCTAAtgaggatgcaatgaagaagtTGGAGAAGCGAAACAACGAAACCACAGTGAGCGACGCTCGTGCTCGCTACCTGCAGCGAAAGCAGCAAAGGCAGCAGAGTAAAGCTCTCTAATGTTTTTAAGGAAGTGATTCATACGCTGGAATACAAAGGAGCAGTTTTAGAATACATTTGAATAATAAAATATGTAGTGGTCATAAAATCGCCTCTGTCTTCTTTAATCCCTCCACTTTACAGGCTACACTGCAACTGTGACTCTGTGCTTGCTTTTTAAACTCCTAGCTGACTGACTTGAGAGCCATTAACATTAATTTGGCTTGTTTCACACGACCGCCTCCCTGTCACTCAGTCCAGCTCTTTCAGGGTAAGGTTACAGCAAAGCACTTGATGTACTTTCACACTGACCGTTCAGGTGCAGTGGACCCCTCTCTGGTCTCGTACGTCACTTCCTTTTAGTGTGAGTCTGCGGGGCCACTGTACTGTCTGGCTGGGACGGAGGGCTTCAGTGCTAACCTTATTAAACTCCAAAGAGGCGTTTTCTTTTCTCCTGGATTGCTCTTTTTAATTACTTGTCATCGCATTTACCTGCCCGGCACTTCGCACCTTAGTGGAATCTGTTCCCTGGTCTGTTCGCACACGTTTCAACAGAGCACTGCAGCAGCGACCTGAGCAAGCACGCCGCCGCTACCGCTGTTGTTGTCAGAGAAGAAAACAAGCTCGGCGAGCAGTCCGCTAAGCTGTGTGATCATTGACAGAGTTCAATACACACACGCTTCCAGTGATAACTGAGGGTAGCTCTGCGATAGCGTAGCTCCGAGCCTTTTCAAAGAAGCGTCGGCTGGGACTTCTTCGTTGTCACCGAAGCCGAGGTAAGAACAACCAGAGTAACGAGAAATACCGCAAACGGCTAACTAACATGCTAACTAGCTGTTAGCTTGAGGGATATTTTGGCTAGCTGCCTTGTTTGGTCGTAATGCGGTCACGGTCAGTGTCCTCGCTGCTACCTGACGCGCCACTTGGCCTAGCTGCACATCGGCTATAATGTTAGCTGGGAGTGTTGTAACTACTCTACTCATAAGCTAGAGAAGCTTTGAGCCCGCTTTGGACTTGGAGGGGTAGCATTTGTTGACTTTGTTTCAGTTAGCTAGCTACACCACTGGAGGATGTGGACGTGTTAACGTTTACGGTAATGTTTACGTTTGGCAGCTTGTGGTCGCGCTGAGTACGGTGCTTAGTTTTAAATTTGAATTAAATGATATTTTCCGACAGAGTAGCAGCATATGTGTCGGCTTGCCTCCGTTTCTTTAAGAGTTGTTGCATTTTAGGGCAAAAAACAACCTTAACGCTTGGCTGGTAGTGTTGGGAGGAGAGGTCACGTCTGTAAAAACAAAGGGGTGTAAGTTTACAAGGAAATGTCCTCCTTGTTTATTATCTCAGAGAGCAATTACCTATTATTCTGGCCAAGCTGTGATAACTAAGGATagtcataaaaaaagaaagtctgaAGTCGAGGGGAGCCTTATCTGCTTCATCTTTGTAAACAAGGCAGTTCAAACAGTCTTTGTGACTGTACGCACTGTAATATTCAACCCCATCATTTTCACCGAAACGCTGCGAAATTCCGGTAAACCTATTATCTAACATAAGCTGTTGATTCAGGACTGACCCTGGATCACCAAGGCCTCTccacaaacatttaacaagaGCCGTTGTTGCTTTTTGACATTACACAGCTTTTCAGCCATTTCACTGTTAGATGAGCGGCATTGATTTCCTGATCACTTTCACTTGGCCATTGCTCGAATACGAGGATCTACTACGTTTGGCTATAACGtgacagtaaaaaaagaaaaaaaaaaaccaccggGGGTGGTAAAGATTTGTCAGAGAGATTTGCATGAGATAATGATGACGGCACCCGGAGTGGTCATGATAATGATGTGCAAATTGCAgcagttttcttttgttgttgagTTGCTTTTCAAAGCGGCAGAAGGTGGAGAGTTTACTCAGGCACATTGCTGCAATGACAGCAGTCAGATAGGCATCAAGagcaacactttttttttcttctttgtgcatgtgtgtcagtTTCAGTTTATGTCTTCACCGTTTTGCTTCCTTTAGGCACCTTCTCGTATTCATTTTCGTTCCCCTGCACCTTAgtgaacattaaaaacaattactTGAGGCTATGTGTTCCTATTCAAAGTGAGGAACCAAATTGTCCATTCAGGGAACATTTTTAGTAGTTATCGACAACTAACATTACACTCTTTCCATAATCCTGTGCAGCTCTGAGTGTTTATTGCACTTCTTATTTAAATGAATGTAGATAACCTATTTAACTTGGCTTTTTAACTGGCTTTGTTGTATTTTACCTTTCATGCTCTTCTTGGTTATTCTCAATTTAACTGGCGTGCTTGGTTCTTTCCTCCaggtatttctttcttttcttttttttgttatctgAGCCACAGTGAGGCACTTGACCAATAAGAACAGCTTGCACAATTTCCACCAACCTGTCTGCAGCCCCCTCCCTACCCAGACAGTCTTCTGCCCCAGCATGAATGAAGTCAGTGTTGTGAGAGAGGGATGGCTCCACAAGAGAGGTAAGGGGACCTTTGTGTTCAACATCCATCACCTGAGTCTGCATTAAAtgacataattttatattttaagtaTTAGCTACTTCTCGTGAGCTTGTCAGGGGTTCCTTTATTGACAGAGAACAGCTGTGACAGCCTTATTGGATTCCCAGTGTAATGATGTTCGAGTACATCTATAGGAAAGTCAGACATCACTGGCTTCTCTCTTTAAaaaagttaataaataaataatctgtTTTTCAGGTGAATATATTAAAACATGGCGTCCTCGTTACTTCATCTTAAAGAGCAATGGCTCCTTCATTGGCTACAAAGAGAAGCCTGAGGTGTCCAGTGACCACAACCTCCCACCACTCAACAACTTCTCTGTCGCAGGTCAGCTTTCCCTTCTGGCTGACAAACTTGAGTCGGTGCAATATCTAAACTCTGTTTTATTGTTGGTGCCTTCAGCTGAAGTGTCTGTGCTTTTGCAGAGTGCCAGCTGATGAAGACGGAGCGCCCCAAGCCCAACACGTTTGTCATTCGGTGTCTGCAGTGGACCTCCGTTATTGAGCGGACTTTCCATGTAGACAGCAATGAGGAGAGGTAAGACTTATGCTCTCTGTGGGAAAAGTGTCGATCACAGTGGCTTTAGGCTGGTGCATCTTAAAATTCAGATTACTTGTGAAAATAGCTTTTGTCTGTAATTTGTCTCTCCATACTACATAAATATCCTAAAAATGAACTTAAATATTGTTCAGAGATGACATAAACTCTGCTTGAGCTCAATAAACCTTGTTTTCTTTATCATCATTTGCAGAGCGCTGTTTCACTAGAGCCAGActccagttatttatttattatttatatccAGTTATTATTTAATTGCTCTGAATAGGATTTTGCCCTTTCTTTTGTTTCAGATACATAACAAGTTTAAATAAGTGAACTGATCATACATGTGCGGTCTTGGTGTCCACTACGATAGAGATTACAGATTTAAAAGAACTGGAGAGTTTTATATAGCGTTGCCATGGTATCCCAATGTTGGcaatatgtttttaaatttatatgaTACAAAATCCTTTGTGTAACCAAGTTGATTTTAGTATGTAGTTTTGATCACATCTTAAAACGGCTTTAAACGAATAAAAACGGAAAGACACAGAATGGACCAGAATTAATCCAGAGTCGATAAATGGGTCATTGTTAACCACACTCACTGAAAGCCATTTAGTTTCCAAGTATGAGCAGCCATCATAATCTAAAGAGAATTCAGGGCCAGATTAGGCCTGATTATTCACCTCTAACCCAAGCATTCGTCATTGGGTTTTGTTTACATCGTCTCTGCCAAGTAGCAAATCCCAGCAGCCCCTAGATGACTAGTACATGGATTATTCTCTACCTTCTAAACTTAGCATGCTAGACTAGAGATTTTCCCACTgagatttatttaaattttgacTACTTTGATGCGTGTGTGTTGCTCCAATCAGGGAGGAATGGATGCGATCGATCCAGGCAGTAGCA
The window above is part of the Pelmatolapia mariae isolate MD_Pm_ZW linkage group LG14, Pm_UMD_F_2, whole genome shotgun sequence genome. Proteins encoded here:
- the dhx40 gene encoding probable ATP-dependent RNA helicase DHX40; this encodes MSKSAKWSPKEDGSKRLPIYQHKSKLIQAVRDCSFLVVTGETGSGKTTQLPQYLREAGFCKDGKIGITQPRRVAAITVAQRVAQEMQCTLGKEVGYQVRFDDCTSQDTVVKYMTDGCLLREVLADPALSQYSVIILDEVHERSLNTDILLGLIKKVFTNPAKATKGRSFPLKVVVMSATLETDKLSAFLSNCPVFAIPGRTFPVTCTFGSAVGPKDLESTGYVKEVVKVALDIHTSEMAGDILVFLTGQSEIEHACDMLFEKAECIDYRYDVTDQSVDGLLILPLYGSMPTDQQRQIFQPPPPGIRKCVVATNIAATSLTINGIKYIVDSGFVKQLNHNSRVGMDILEVVPISKSEAQQRAGRAGRTSAGKCFRIYTKEFWEKCMPEYTIPEIQRTSLTAVILTLKCLGIHDVIRFPYLDCPEERFILEALKQLYQFDAIDRRGNVTKLGELMVEFPLHPGLTRALLKAASLGCQDLLLPVAAMLSVENIFIRPGHPDKQKEADKKHRALAAKTGSMNDFATLLNVFQSCKSSDRPSAWCKENWIHWRALKSAFSVESQLRDILHRLQQKKDFPVETFDGNKSELFRRCLCTGYFTNVARRSIGKVFCTMDGHGSMVHIHPSSSLFDQEAELNWVIFHDVLATSRVYIRTVCPIRYEWVKDLLPKLHEVDAYELSSVAREEVTAEEMTKWESREAAKRQSEVSNEDAMKKLEKRNNETTVSDARARYLQRKQQRQQSKAL